AATATCCGCTGCCTAACAACCCCTTGTAAAAGTCGATTTTCTTAAGCCTGTTCAAAAAACCAGCTGGCAAGGCGCTGACAAAAGTCAAGGCTGAAGCGTATTTGACATACGCGAAGGTTTGACTTTTGTGCGGCAACGCCGCCAGGGGGAATTTTTCAACAGGCTGCCTGGAGCCTAACTGGTCTTGACCTGAAGCTGCCTCTGGTTCACACAGGGTCTATGCGGCCCCATCTTTATTTATTTCTATTTATTCTTATCTGCTTGTCCCCGGTCGGCTGCCTGGCCGGAGGGGAGGAGTCGGACGATCCGGATGGCGTCCTCGGCGCAGCGCGCAAGCAGAGCGTGGAGCGGGGGCTGCTAGGGCCTGTGGGCTGGGAAAAGGCCACCATCCAGCAACGCATGGAGGACCTGAAGGTCCCGGCCGTGGCCGTGGCGGTGGTGGACGGCTGCCAGCTTGACTGGGCCGACGGCTTCGGAGCGGATGTCACGGCCAGAACCCTCTTTCAGGCCGCCTCCATCAGCAAGACGATCACGGCCCTCACGGCACTGCGCATGGCCTCGGACAAAAAGCTCGACCTGGACGCGCAAGCCGGGGCGCCAGGCGTCACCATGGCCCGGTTGCTGAACCACAGCGCAGGCTTTTCCGTGCCGGGTTTCCCCGGGTATGCCCCGGACGGTCTGCTTCCCTCCCTGGATCAGGTGCTGTCCGGCCAGTCGCCTTCCGCCACACCCGAGGTGGCAATCGTTGGCGAACCGGGAAAGGGCTTCGCCTACTCCGGGGGGGGGACCCTGTTGGTCCAAAGAGCCATGGAGCGTGCCGCTGGCAAACCGTTTGCGGAACGTGGCTATTGCCTTCGCTCCGCAATT
The DNA window shown above is from Desulfovibrio sp. and carries:
- a CDS encoding beta-lactamase family protein, whose amino-acid sequence is MRPHLYLFLFILICLSPVGCLAGGEESDDPDGVLGAARKQSVERGLLGPVGWEKATIQQRMEDLKVPAVAVAVVDGCQLDWADGFGADVTARTLFQAASISKTITALTALRMASDKKLDLDAQAGAPGVTMARLLNHSAGFSVPGFPGYAPDGLLPSLDQVLSGQSPSATPEVAIVGEPGKGFAYSGGGTLLVQRAMERAAGKPFAERGYCLRSAISILYRKNLDC